The proteins below come from a single Cylindrospermopsis raciborskii Cr2010 genomic window:
- a CDS encoding photosynthesis system II assembly factor Ycf48: MSSITKKWQGLFAVLLVVLTCIACSKVPSTSFNPWEIISVPTEEKLFDIAFTDEPNHGYLVGSNATLLETKDGGKTWQRLELAVEEPRSRFDSISFAGQEGWIVGEPSVLLHTTDGGKSWSSLPLSQKLPGSPILVKALGENAAEMATDVGAIYGTTDGGLNWKAQVETAVGVVRNLERSSDGKYIAVSAKGSFYSVWEPGMTAWEPHNRNSSRRLENMGFADNGQLWLLARGGQVQFSDPAKSDEWLEARYPELSTSWGLLDLAYRTPQEIWIGGGSGNLLRSTDGGQTWEKDREVEEVAANLYKVVFFNPDQGFIIADHGVLLKYNPHKENTTPADVI, translated from the coding sequence ATGAGTTCAATAACAAAAAAGTGGCAAGGATTATTTGCCGTGTTACTAGTGGTGCTGACCTGTATTGCTTGTAGTAAGGTTCCATCTACCAGTTTTAACCCTTGGGAAATAATTAGTGTACCAACAGAGGAAAAACTGTTTGATATTGCCTTTACAGATGAGCCCAATCATGGTTATTTAGTAGGTAGCAATGCTACCTTATTAGAAACTAAAGATGGTGGAAAGACTTGGCAGCGTTTAGAATTAGCAGTGGAAGAGCCAAGGTCTCGTTTTGACTCTATTAGTTTCGCTGGTCAAGAAGGTTGGATTGTGGGTGAACCCTCCGTACTACTACATACCACCGATGGTGGTAAATCTTGGTCTAGCTTACCCCTGAGTCAGAAATTACCCGGTAGCCCTATTTTAGTAAAAGCTCTGGGTGAAAATGCAGCAGAAATGGCCACGGATGTGGGAGCAATATATGGGACTACAGATGGTGGTTTAAACTGGAAGGCTCAAGTAGAAACTGCTGTAGGTGTGGTGCGCAATTTAGAGCGTTCTAGTGACGGTAAATATATCGCCGTTTCTGCTAAGGGTAGTTTTTATTCTGTTTGGGAACCGGGGATGACCGCTTGGGAACCTCATAATCGCAATAGTTCCCGACGTTTGGAAAATATGGGTTTTGCTGATAACGGTCAACTGTGGTTATTAGCAAGAGGTGGTCAAGTGCAATTTAGTGACCCAGCTAAATCGGATGAGTGGTTAGAAGCTAGATATCCAGAGTTGTCTACCAGTTGGGGGTTATTAGATTTAGCTTATCGCACACCCCAGGAAATCTGGATTGGTGGCGGTAGTGGTAATTTATTACGCAGCACAGATGGTGGTCAAACCTGGGAAAAAGACCGAGAGGTGGAAGAAGTTGCTGCTAACTTATATAAGGTTGTATTTTTCAACCCTGATCAAGGTTTTATTATTGCCGATCATGGTGTGTTGCTTAAATATAATCCCCACAAAGAAAATACCACCCCAGCTGATGTGATTTAG
- a CDS encoding AAA family ATPase → MAAKSFPISSLSIKGYKSIKNLQDFPMRSLNILIGANGAGKSNFVTFFAMLSELVEQRLQVWVQKQGGAERVLSFGIRETPELYSRIYFARNQYSFTLGPTASSGFVFLEEEEYFDGPRFDPKKKTKSGQTESCLRDWKAAAKQDSMEDYIYSSMSSWKVFHFHDTSDMAGVKRPCSVHDNKHLRPEASNLAAYLYLLQQKETAIYNQIRKTVALAIPFFDDFVLEPTTLPTEEQQIRLLWKQKDSDYAFWPSQLSDGSLRFICLVTVLMQPNPPSTIIIDEPELGLHPHAIVLLGSLIRANSNRTQVIVSTQSVPLLNEFSIDDLIVVEREEGASVFKRYNGEDFSSWLENYSIGELWEKNILGGRPRK, encoded by the coding sequence ATGGCTGCTAAGAGTTTTCCTATAAGTAGCCTCTCTATAAAAGGATACAAGTCTATCAAAAACCTTCAAGACTTCCCCATGCGATCGCTCAATATTCTTATCGGTGCCAATGGCGCAGGAAAGAGTAATTTTGTCACATTTTTCGCAATGCTCAGTGAACTGGTAGAGCAGCGATTACAAGTTTGGGTACAAAAGCAGGGCGGTGCGGAGCGAGTTCTGAGCTTTGGAATCAGAGAGACTCCTGAGTTGTATTCTAGAATTTATTTTGCGCGGAATCAATATAGCTTTACTCTAGGACCGACAGCATCTTCTGGTTTTGTTTTCTTGGAGGAGGAAGAGTATTTCGATGGCCCACGCTTCGATCCAAAAAAGAAAACTAAATCAGGTCAAACAGAGTCATGTTTGAGAGATTGGAAAGCAGCTGCAAAGCAAGACAGTATGGAGGATTACATTTATTCCTCAATGTCAAGCTGGAAGGTCTTTCACTTTCACGATACTAGTGACATGGCTGGCGTAAAACGCCCTTGTTCAGTTCACGACAATAAGCATCTCAGACCCGAAGCGTCTAACCTTGCTGCTTACCTATACCTTCTGCAACAAAAGGAGACAGCCATATATAATCAGATTCGTAAGACCGTGGCGTTGGCGATCCCATTCTTTGATGATTTTGTTCTTGAACCTACCACTCTACCAACAGAAGAACAGCAAATTCGGTTGCTATGGAAACAGAAAGACAGCGATTATGCTTTTTGGCCCAGTCAGCTTTCTGATGGTTCACTCCGATTCATCTGTTTAGTTACGGTTCTTATGCAACCCAATCCTCCTTCCACTATCATCATCGACGAACCAGAGTTAGGACTACATCCCCATGCCATTGTTTTGCTTGGTTCTCTCATTCGAGCAAACTCCAACCGAACCCAGGTTATCGTTTCCACTCAATCTGTCCCATTACTTAACGAGTTTAGCATAGACGACTTGATTGTAGTTGAACGGGAGGAAGGAGCTTCCGTGTTCAAACGCTACAATGGCGAGGATTTCTCCTCTTGGCTAGAAAATTATAGCATTGGTGAACTGTGGGAGAAGAATATTCTTGGAGGGAGGCCTAGAAAATGA
- a CDS encoding tetratricopeptide repeat protein, whose amino-acid sequence MTKESVNFQFLQPQDLQQLVRLGILAEGYVWNQPNTCLVKLCYFGQLLAQLIAARTGNFHSTVENQADLLNQLELKGILPQKVALLFHQVRVVSDRAAYEYTSDSSQALTILKIARELAIWFHRTFGGNTTFTPNPFISPSSSVDYGAELEILQHIETEFEQALPKFSVHLAQMQAVCSTLSPRQTDTIISLGNQAVLEIDLEEDAHTYLCRGIARSDLGDHRGAINDFTQSISINSNLAQAYMERGIARSNLGDGQGAIEDFNQALDINPNLALAAYSRGVTHSDMGYLEKAIDDFNQALHLNSAFFDAYTRRGLARYDLGDKQGAIDDFNQVIRINSHFADGYAARGLVYCDLGNHQEAINDFSQAIRINPNYAQAYHNRGVARSQLGDKQGAIDDYTQSLNLNPKFASAYYNRGIIRSDLGSNKAAMDDYTQAIRINPNYAEAYNNRGAIRTYLGDYQGAIDDYIQALRVDYNYTEAYYNWGTTRINLEDNQGAIDDYTQAININPNYAQAYYGRGIARFNLGDKQGAIDDYTQSLSLNPNYAQAYYNRGIARTSLGDKQGAVDDYTQAININPNYAQAYYAWGMLRSELGDKQGAINDYTQALNINPDDTETYIARGLTRSELGDNQGAIDDYTQALNLNPDYAYVYNNRGIVRSHMADYQTAIDDYTEAINISPDYADAYYNRGIAYYDLANYQRAIDDYTQALEIKSNCADAYIGRGTALYKLGDSQGAINDFNHGLDIDPSYADAYNNRGIVRYELGDHQGAIGDFNHALNINSNYAQAYNNRGIVRYELRDNRGAIEDFNHALNINSNYAQAYNNRGIVRICLGERQLAIEDFTQATIIASNYTESYINRGYARYELGNRQKAIEDFNQALNINPNYAQAYNNRGVAYTDLGDREWAKDDFSQALQINPYYAEAYNNRAIVCYKLGDRQGAIEDFNQALKINSNYVEAYNIRGNIRYELGDRQGAIEDFNRALSLGSLDLKENLKFWEKGGLTLTIKLRNYLNLKILSFEVVSKKNSGEIIKRDASAIYFVEDLGDDITLEMVEIPGGTFTIKSAENRGNAEGIAEHLVTIPSFFMGKYEITQEQYQAVTGDNPSYFKGDKRPVERVKWSQALDFCEELSQITGRIYTLPSEAQWEYACRGGTSTEFHFGDTITTDLVNYHGDHGDSLAPQGQYRKQTTEVGSFPPNPFGLYDMHGNVWEWCLDHWRDHYQDIPKDGSPWVEKGIFGVFRGHLLRGGSWCDSAKHCRSGSRNRHLSDKNNLGFRVVCSNPNR is encoded by the coding sequence ATGACAAAAGAATCAGTCAACTTCCAGTTTTTACAACCGCAGGATTTACAACAGTTAGTACGTCTTGGTATTTTGGCTGAGGGCTATGTGTGGAATCAACCCAACACTTGTCTGGTTAAATTGTGCTACTTTGGCCAACTCTTGGCTCAATTAATTGCTGCTAGAACGGGAAATTTCCATTCCACTGTTGAAAACCAAGCAGACCTATTGAACCAATTAGAGCTAAAGGGAATTCTACCACAAAAGGTAGCCCTTCTATTCCATCAAGTTAGGGTTGTTAGTGATAGAGCAGCCTATGAGTATACTAGTGATTCTAGTCAGGCTTTGACTATATTAAAGATAGCTAGGGAGTTAGCTATCTGGTTTCATCGCACATTTGGTGGAAACACTACTTTTACCCCCAATCCTTTTATATCTCCTTCTAGTTCAGTTGATTATGGGGCAGAGTTAGAAATATTGCAACATATAGAAACTGAATTTGAACAGGCATTACCTAAATTTTCAGTTCATTTAGCGCAAATGCAGGCTGTCTGTAGTACCCTATCACCAAGACAGACTGACACTATTATTTCCCTAGGCAATCAGGCGGTTTTAGAAATTGACCTGGAAGAGGATGCCCATACCTACCTTTGTCGAGGAATTGCCCGCAGCGACTTAGGAGACCATCGGGGGGCAATAAATGATTTTACCCAGTCCATAAGTATTAATTCTAACCTAGCTCAGGCATATATGGAGCGGGGAATTGCCCGCAGCAATTTGGGGGATGGGCAAGGAGCAATAGAGGATTTTAACCAAGCTCTTGATATTAACCCTAATCTGGCTTTAGCTGCTTATAGTCGCGGAGTCACTCATAGTGATATGGGGTATCTTGAAAAAGCAATAGATGATTTCAACCAAGCTCTTCACCTTAATTCTGCTTTTTTTGATGCTTATACTAGACGGGGACTTGCTCGATATGATTTAGGGGATAAGCAGGGAGCAATAGATGATTTTAATCAGGTTATCAGGATTAATTCCCACTTTGCTGATGGTTATGCTGCTAGAGGACTTGTTTACTGTGACTTAGGAAACCATCAAGAAGCTATCAATGATTTTAGCCAGGCAATTAGAATTAATCCTAATTATGCCCAAGCGTACCATAATCGAGGTGTTGCTCGCAGTCAATTAGGAGATAAGCAGGGAGCAATAGACGACTATACCCAGAGCTTGAATCTTAATCCTAAGTTTGCTAGTGCCTATTACAACCGGGGCATAATTCGTAGTGACCTGGGTTCTAACAAGGCGGCCATGGATGATTACACCCAAGCTATCAGAATTAATCCTAATTATGCCGAAGCATATAATAATCGGGGAGCTATTCGTACTTACTTGGGAGATTATCAAGGAGCAATAGATGATTACATTCAAGCTCTCAGAGTTGATTATAACTATACTGAAGCCTATTATAATTGGGGAACTACCCGCATTAATTTAGAAGACAACCAGGGAGCAATAGATGATTATACCCAAGCCATTAATATTAATCCTAATTATGCTCAAGCCTACTACGGTCGGGGAATTGCTCGTTTTAACCTAGGAGATAAACAAGGAGCAATAGATGATTATACCCAGAGCTTGAGTCTTAATCCTAACTATGCTCAAGCCTACTACAACCGAGGAATTGCTCGCACTAGCTTAGGAGATAAACAAGGAGCGGTAGATGATTATACTCAAGCTATTAATATTAATCCTAATTATGCTCAAGCCTACTACGCTTGGGGAATGCTTCGTAGCGAACTGGGAGATAAACAAGGGGCGATAAATGATTATACTCAAGCACTCAATATTAACCCTGATGATACTGAAACCTACATTGCACGGGGACTGACCCGAAGTGAGTTGGGAGACAACCAGGGAGCAATAGATGATTATACCCAGGCCCTGAATCTTAATCCTGATTATGCTTACGTATATAACAATCGAGGAATTGTTCGTAGTCATATGGCAGACTATCAAACGGCAATAGATGATTATACGGAAGCCATTAATATTAGTCCTGATTATGCTGATGCCTACTATAATCGGGGGATTGCTTACTATGATTTAGCAAACTACCAGAGAGCAATAGATGATTACACTCAAGCTCTAGAAATTAAGTCTAATTGTGCTGATGCCTATATTGGTAGAGGAACTGCTCTTTATAAGTTAGGAGATAGCCAAGGGGCGATAAATGATTTCAATCATGGTCTGGATATTGACCCTAGTTATGCTGATGCTTATAACAATCGGGGAATTGTTCGCTATGAGCTGGGAGATCACCAGGGAGCAATAGGGGATTTCAATCATGCTCTTAATATTAATTCCAACTATGCCCAAGCTTATAACAATAGGGGAATTGTTCGCTATGAGTTGAGGGATAATCGGGGAGCAATAGAGGATTTCAATCACGCTCTTAATATTAACTCCAACTATGCCCAAGCCTATAACAATAGGGGAATTGTGCGTATTTGTTTGGGCGAGAGGCAATTGGCTATAGAAGATTTTACTCAAGCTACTATAATTGCCTCTAATTATACAGAATCATATATTAATAGAGGATATGCACGCTATGAATTGGGAAATAGACAAAAAGCCATAGAAGATTTTAATCAGGCTTTAAACATTAATCCCAATTACGCTCAAGCATACAACAATCGGGGAGTTGCATACACAGATTTGGGAGATAGGGAATGGGCTAAAGATGATTTTAGTCAAGCTCTCCAAATAAATCCTTATTATGCAGAAGCATACAACAATCGAGCAATTGTTTGCTATAAATTAGGGGATAGACAGGGAGCAATAGAGGATTTTAATCAAGCTTTGAAGATTAACTCCAATTATGTTGAAGCGTATAACATACGAGGGAACATTCGCTACGAATTGGGAGACAGACAGGGAGCAATAGAGGATTTTAACCGAGCTTTAAGTCTTGGTAGTTTAGACCTAAAGGAAAACCTCAAGTTTTGGGAGAAGGGAGGATTAACACTGACCATTAAACTCCGTAATTACCTTAACTTAAAGATCCTAAGCTTTGAAGTAGTTAGTAAGAAAAATTCCGGAGAGATAATCAAACGTGACGCTAGTGCGATATACTTTGTGGAGGATTTAGGTGATGATATCACCTTAGAAATGGTAGAAATTCCAGGAGGGACATTTACCATCAAGTCAGCTGAAAATCGGGGAAATGCGGAGGGGATTGCTGAACATTTAGTCACAATACCCAGTTTTTTCATGGGAAAATACGAGATAACACAGGAACAATATCAAGCTGTTACGGGAGATAACCCTTCTTATTTCAAGGGTGACAAACGCCCAGTAGAAAGGGTAAAGTGGAGTCAAGCACTTGATTTCTGCGAAGAACTCAGTCAGATTACTGGAAGGATATACACCTTACCTAGTGAAGCACAGTGGGAATATGCTTGTAGGGGGGGAACCAGCACAGAATTTCATTTTGGTGACACCATTACAACAGATCTGGTCAACTATCATGGAGACCATGGGGATAGTTTAGCACCTCAAGGACAATATCGCAAACAAACTACGGAGGTGGGAAGTTTCCCTCCCAACCCATTTGGATTATACGATATGCACGGGAACGTTTGGGAATGGTGTTTAGATCATTGGCGTGATCACTACCAAGATATACCAAAGGATGGTAGTCCATGGGTTGAGAAGGGAATTTTTGGTGTTTTTCGCGGCCATCTGTTACGTGGTGGTTCTTGGTGTGATTCTGCTAAACACTGTCGTTCTGGTTCCCGTAATCGTCATCTCTCTGACAAGAACAATTTGGGTTTCCGGGTTGTTTGCTCAAACCCCAATCGTTAA
- a CDS encoding NADH dehydrogenase subunit K, producing MVVGSNLTTQDKERIINPIERPTTVTQELSENVILTTVDDLYNWARLSSLWPLLFGTACCFIEFAALIGSRFDFDRFGLIPRSSPRQADLLITAGTITMKMGPQLVRLYEQMPEPKYVIAMGACTITGGMFSVDSPSAVRGVDKLIPVDVYLPGCPPRPEAIIDAIIKLRKKIANDSMQERDQIKQTHRYYSTTHSMKPVPEILTGRYLQSETRYNPPKELTQAIGMPVPPALLTSRTKEEQKRG from the coding sequence ATGGTCGTAGGTTCTAATTTAACCACCCAAGACAAAGAAAGAATTATTAATCCTATTGAGCGGCCCACCACAGTTACTCAGGAACTGTCAGAAAACGTCATTTTAACCACGGTAGATGACCTCTATAACTGGGCTAGGCTTTCTAGTTTGTGGCCTTTGTTATTTGGTACAGCTTGCTGTTTCATTGAATTTGCCGCTTTAATTGGCTCTCGTTTCGACTTCGACCGTTTTGGGTTAATTCCCCGTTCTAGCCCCCGTCAAGCTGATTTATTGATTACTGCTGGCACAATTACCATGAAGATGGGTCCTCAATTGGTACGTCTTTATGAACAAATGCCTGAACCTAAGTATGTGATCGCCATGGGAGCTTGTACTATTACTGGTGGGATGTTTAGCGTGGACTCTCCTAGTGCGGTGCGCGGGGTAGATAAGTTAATTCCTGTAGATGTGTATTTACCCGGTTGTCCTCCTCGTCCGGAAGCAATTATTGATGCAATTATTAAGTTGCGCAAAAAAATTGCTAATGATTCTATGCAGGAACGGGATCAAATTAAGCAAACCCATCGCTATTACAGTACTACCCACAGTATGAAACCAGTTCCAGAGATTTTAACTGGTAGGTATTTACAATCAGAAACTCGCTATAATCCACCCAAGGAATTAACTCAGGCAATTGGTATGCCTGTACCACCCGCACTGTTGACATCTAGGACAAAGGAGGAACAAAAGCGTGGCTGA
- a CDS encoding NAD(P)H-quinone oxidoreductase subunit J, whose amino-acid sequence MADVESQAESKLVPAGQVSTWLTENGFDHESLSPDVNGVEIIKVAPDFLLPTATALYAYGFNYLQFQGGIDLGPGQDLVSVYHLIKVSSDADKPAEVRLKVFLPRENPVVPSVYWIWRTADWQERESYDMFGIIYEGHPNLKRILMPEDWVGWPLRKDYISPDFYELQDAY is encoded by the coding sequence GTGGCTGATGTGGAGTCTCAAGCGGAATCTAAACTGGTTCCTGCAGGTCAGGTTTCTACCTGGTTAACGGAAAATGGCTTTGACCATGAGTCTTTAAGTCCTGATGTCAATGGGGTAGAAATTATTAAGGTGGCACCGGATTTTTTACTACCCACTGCAACGGCTTTATATGCTTATGGGTTTAATTATCTCCAGTTTCAAGGAGGTATTGATTTAGGTCCTGGGCAGGATTTGGTTAGTGTTTACCATTTGATTAAGGTCAGTAGTGATGCTGATAAACCAGCTGAGGTAAGACTTAAGGTATTCTTACCCAGAGAGAATCCCGTTGTACCATCTGTGTACTGGATTTGGCGGACTGCTGACTGGCAAGAACGGGAATCCTATGACATGTTTGGTATTATTTATGAGGGTCATCCCAATTTGAAACGAATCCTGATGCCTGAAGATTGGGTGGGTTGGCCTTTGCGTAAGGACTACATTTCGCCGGATTTCTACGAGTTGCAAGATGCTTATTAA
- a CDS encoding rubredoxin, translating into MSEQAQEALETQAPDRYECRACGYVYEPEKGDDKYNIPAGTAFADLPTNWKCPVCSAKKVAFANIGPTGTASGFKENLGYGFGVNQLTPTQKNILIFGALALGFLFFISLYGLQ; encoded by the coding sequence ATGAGTGAACAAGCTCAAGAAGCTCTGGAGACTCAGGCGCCAGACCGTTATGAGTGTCGCGCCTGCGGTTATGTTTATGAACCAGAGAAGGGAGATGATAAATATAATATCCCAGCGGGCACAGCTTTTGCCGACTTACCGACAAATTGGAAATGTCCAGTATGTAGTGCTAAGAAAGTGGCTTTTGCCAATATTGGTCCTACGGGCACGGCTTCTGGTTTCAAAGAGAACTTAGGTTACGGATTTGGTGTTAATCAACTCACACCAACGCAAAAAAACATCTTGATTTTTGGTGCCTTAGCCTTGGGATTCTTGTTTTTTATTAGTCTCTACGGCTTACAATAA
- a CDS encoding DUF4276 family protein encodes MIRVHIICEGQTEEDFIKEVLRPHFSQKGIAVYPSLIGKPGHKGGNFKIERLLNDVRNRIKGDTEAFCTTMFDYYGLPTSFPGKTTSTAGMTSEEKSNILCRELAQVIESQRCYPGIRNFAAVCTSLSPLPEQLITIRGLPTNWGHKVSK; translated from the coding sequence ATGATTCGCGTTCACATCATTTGTGAAGGACAGACAGAAGAAGATTTTATCAAAGAGGTATTGCGTCCCCATTTTTCCCAAAAGGGAATAGCAGTCTACCCCTCCCTCATTGGTAAGCCAGGTCACAAGGGAGGTAATTTCAAGATTGAACGCCTACTGAATGATGTGCGTAACCGCATCAAAGGGGACACAGAGGCTTTCTGTACTACTATGTTTGACTACTATGGTCTTCCCACCTCATTTCCTGGGAAGACTACAAGCACTGCGGGGATGACCTCAGAAGAAAAATCAAATATCCTGTGTCGGGAGCTAGCACAGGTGATTGAGAGTCAGCGATGTTACCCTGGGATAAGAAACTTCGCTGCTGTCTGTACATCTTTATCACCCCTACCAGAACAATTAATCACAATTCGTGGACTACCTACTAACTGGGGACATAAAGTTTCTAAATAA
- the trpB gene encoding tryptophan synthase subunit beta, with the protein MITTPLSPNLSQASSVPDSLGRFGRFGGKYVPETLMPALFELEAAYQRYRQESDFQTELQALLKDYVGRSTPLYFAQRLTAHYALPDGTGAQIYLKREDLNHTGAHKINNALGQVLLAKRMGKERIIAETGAGQHGVATATVCARFGLKCVIYMGVHDMERQSLNVFRMRLMGAEVRGVAAGTGTLKDATSEAIRDWVTNVETTHYILGSVAGPHPYPMMVRDFHAVIGRETREQAMEKWGGLPDILLACVGGGSNAMGLFHEFVKEPSVRLIGVEAAGEGVDTGKHAATLTKGQVGVLHGAMSYLLQDGEGQVIEPHSISAGLDYPGVGPEHSYMKDTGRAEYYSVTDREALEAFQRLSQLEGIIPALETSHAIAYLETLCPQLVGSPRIVINCSGRGDKDVQTAAKFLIPG; encoded by the coding sequence GTGATTACTACTCCCCTTTCTCCTAACCTGTCCCAAGCTAGTTCTGTCCCCGATAGTCTGGGACGTTTTGGTCGCTTTGGGGGCAAATATGTTCCAGAAACTTTAATGCCAGCTTTGTTTGAATTGGAAGCGGCTTATCAGCGTTATCGTCAGGAGTCGGATTTTCAAACGGAATTACAGGCTTTACTAAAAGACTATGTAGGACGCTCCACACCTTTATACTTTGCCCAAAGACTTACTGCTCATTATGCTCTTCCTGATGGTACTGGGGCGCAAATTTATTTAAAGCGTGAGGATTTAAATCATACAGGTGCTCATAAAATTAATAATGCTCTTGGTCAGGTACTTTTAGCCAAACGCATGGGTAAAGAGCGAATTATTGCTGAAACCGGAGCAGGACAGCATGGGGTAGCTACAGCAACGGTATGCGCCCGGTTTGGTTTAAAATGTGTTATTTATATGGGCGTTCATGACATGGAACGCCAATCTTTAAATGTATTTAGAATGCGATTAATGGGTGCGGAAGTGAGGGGGGTAGCTGCGGGAACAGGTACTCTTAAAGATGCCACATCTGAAGCCATTCGGGATTGGGTGACTAATGTGGAAACAACTCACTATATTCTAGGATCAGTTGCTGGTCCCCATCCTTACCCCATGATGGTGCGAGACTTTCATGCTGTGATTGGTCGGGAAACCCGGGAGCAAGCTATGGAAAAATGGGGCGGTTTACCAGATATTCTTTTGGCTTGTGTGGGAGGGGGTTCTAATGCTATGGGACTTTTCCATGAGTTTGTTAAAGAACCTTCTGTACGATTAATTGGTGTGGAAGCAGCTGGTGAAGGGGTGGATACTGGTAAACATGCTGCTACTTTGACCAAAGGACAAGTGGGTGTATTGCATGGTGCTATGAGTTATTTGCTACAAGACGGGGAGGGGCAGGTTATTGAGCCACACTCTATTAGTGCAGGACTTGATTATCCTGGTGTTGGACCAGAACACAGTTATATGAAGGATACCGGTAGAGCTGAATATTATAGTGTAACAGATAGGGAAGCTTTAGAGGCTTTTCAAAGACTTTCCCAATTGGAGGGGATTATACCAGCTTTGGAAACATCCCATGCGATCGCTTATTTAGAAACTTTATGTCCCCAGTTAGTAGGTAGTCCACGAATTGTGATTAATTGTTCTGGTAGGGGTGATAAAGATGTACAGACAGCAGCGAAGTTTCTTATCCCAGGGTAA
- the ndhC gene encoding photosynthetic/respiratory NAD(P)H-quinone oxidoreductase subunit C: MFVLSGYEYLLGFLILCSLVPALALSASKILRPSSYSPERRTTYESGMEPFGGAWIQFNIRYYMFALVFVVFDVETVFLYPWAVAFHRLGLLAFIEALIFIAILVVALVYAWRKGALEWS, from the coding sequence GTGTTTGTCCTTAGCGGTTACGAATATCTTCTAGGCTTCTTAATCCTTTGTAGCCTAGTTCCAGCCCTGGCGCTGTCAGCATCTAAAATCCTGAGACCTAGTAGCTACAGTCCTGAACGACGCACTACTTATGAGTCCGGTATGGAACCTTTTGGTGGTGCCTGGATTCAATTTAACATTCGCTACTATATGTTTGCTCTAGTCTTTGTTGTCTTTGACGTGGAGACGGTTTTTCTTTACCCTTGGGCAGTGGCTTTCCACCGTTTAGGGCTATTGGCATTTATAGAGGCATTGATTTTTATTGCGATTCTTGTAGTCGCACTAGTTTACGCATGGCGTAAAGGAGCATTAGAATGGTCGTAG